The Polyangium mundeleinium genome contains the following window.
GCCTTCGGACTGGGCCGGCACCTTGTATCGCCTGGCCGAGGCGACCGCGCCGTTCCGCGAGGAACTCGAAGGGATCTCCGCGCCCGATCGCAACGAAGAGTACCTGTATTACCAGACCTTGCTCGGGACCTGGCCGTTCGGCGCCGAATCGGCCTCGCCCGTGTACGTCGAGCGGCTCGTCGACTACATGCGCAAGGCCACGAAGGAGGCGAAGGTCAATACCTCGTGGATCAACGCGGATCCCACGTACGACGCGGCCGTCGAGCATTTCGTCCGCACGACGCTGGCGGACGGGCCCGAGACGCGCGCGTTCCGCGAGGCGCTGCTCCCGCTCGCGCGCACCGTGGCCTACCACGGCATGTGGGGCTCGCTCGCGCAGCTCCTCCTCAAGCTCACGTCGCCCGGCGTGCCGGACATTTATCAGGGCAATGAACTTTGGGACTTCAGCCTGGTCGACCCGGACAACCGAAGCCCGTCGATTTCGGAGTGCGCCGGCAGATCCTCGCGGACATCGAGGCGCAGCGGCGCGCGCCCGCATCCAGGGCGGCGCTCGCGCGGGCGCTCGTCGCGCATGCGAGTGACGGCCGCATCAAGCTCTACGTCACGCGGGTCGCCCTCGAAGCGCGGCGAACGACGCGCGCGCTCTTCGGGCCGGAGGGCGCTTACGTGCCGCTCGGGGCCTCGGGGCCCGCCAAGGATCACGTGGTGGCGTTCGCGCGGCGGACCCGGGACCAGGAGATCCTCGTCGTGACCCCGCGCCTGACCGCGCGCCTCGCGAATGGGCGGAGCGAGCCGCCGATCGGCGCCGCATGGGGTGACACCACGCTCCGAATTGATCCTCCCGCCGGCGGGGCCACGAAATGCGTGTACGAAAACCTGTTCACCGGCGAGACGATGGAAACGACGCCCACGGACGCTGGGCTCGGATTGCCCCTCTCGCAGGTGCTCGGCAGCTTCCCGGTGGCGTTGCTCGCGCGGCAGCCGCCGGGAGGCGAGGGGGTGGCATGAAGAACCCGACGAATCACCCTCCGCTCGGCGCGTCGTTCGAGGGGAACGACGTCGTTTTCCGCATTTGGGCGCCCGAGCATGCGCACGCCGAGGTCGTCCTGTTCGACGCGGATGCCGTGACCGAGCGGGTACGCCTTCCCATGGCGGCCGAGCCCGGCGGGGTTTTTCGGGCGCGCGTGGCCGCCTCCGGGCCCGAGGCGTCCGTGCTCTACAAATTCGGCGTGGGCGGCGCGGGGCCATTTCCCGACCCGTATTCGCGCTCGCAGCCCTTCGGGGTGCACGGGCCCTCGGAGGCCAGGCGTTTCTCGTTCTCGTGGACGGACCAAGCGTTTGGCGGGGTGCGCCCCGAGGACCTCGTCCTTCAGGAGATCCACGTGGGCACGGCGACGGCCGAAGGCACGTTCGAGGCGCTGATCCCGCACCTCGCCGAGCTTCGTGCCCTCGGGATCACGGCCCTCGAGCTGATGCCCCTCGCGAGCTTCCCGGGGCGCTGGAACTGGGGCTACGACGGGGTGTGTCTTTACGCGCCGCAGGTCTCCTACGGAGGGCCGCTCGGGCTCATGCGCCTCGTCGACGCGGCGCACGCGCACGGGCTCGCCGTGATCATCGACGCCGTTTACAACCACCTCGGGCCCGACGGCAATTACCTCCGCGCCTACACGCGGCGTTATTTCACGGATCGGCACGAGACGCCGTGGGGCGAGGGGCTCAACGTCGACGGCGAGGACGCGCGGCCCGTCCGCGAGTTTCTCGCGCGCAACGCCGAGATGTGGATCCGCGACTATCACGCCGACGGGCTCCGGCTGGACGCGACCCACGAGATTCGCGACGACAGCGACCCGCACATCCTGCGCGAGATCGCCGAGCGTGCCCGCCACGCGGGCGGGGGAAAACGAATCGTGGTCATCGCCGAGGACGAGCGCAACGACGAGCGCCTCGTCCGGTCCGTGGACGAAGGCGGGCTCGGGCTCGATGCCGTATGGGCCGACGATTTCCACCACCAGATGCGCCGCGCGTTCGCCGGGGACAAGGACGGTTATTTTCAAGATTTTTCGGGGAGCGTTGCGGACCTCGCCCGGACCCTGAACGAGGGCTGGTCCTACAGCGGACAAACGTCGCCGCGGACGGGCAAACCCCGGGGGACGTCCGCGCGATCGATCGCGCCGACACGGCTCGTCCATTGCATCCAGAATCACGATCAGATCGGCAACCGCGCGTTCGGCGACCGCCTGGCGGAGAGCGTGAGCCCCGCGGCCTTCCGGGCGATGAGCGCGCTTCTCTTGCTCTCGCCGTACGTGCCCCTGCTCTTCATGGGGCAGGAGTGGAACGCGAAGACGCGGTTTCAATACTTCACGGATCACAAGGAGGAGCTCGGCCGCCTCGTCACGGAGGGACGTCGGAAGGAGTTTTCCGCCTTCGCGTCGTTCCAGGGCGTCGAGATCCCCGATCCACAGGCGGCGTCGACGTTCCTCGCCTCGAAGCTCTCGTACGACGAGCGGGACGCACCTGCGCACGCCGGCGTGCGTGAGCTTTACCGCGAGCTCCTGCACTTGCGCGCCAAGCACCCGGCCTTGCGCGCGCGGGAGCGGGGCACGTTCGAGGCCCGCGCCGTGGGCGAGGACGCGCTCGTGCTCCGGCGGTGGCGTGGCGGGGAGGAGGTCTCGGTCTGGATGAACGTGCGCGGGAAGCTGCGGGAGAAGCTCGCGAAAGGGGGGGCCTACCAGCTCGTCCTCGCGACCGAGGAGAACCGCTTCGGCGGCGCGGGGGGCGAGGCCGTGCGGCAAGGCCTCGCCGAGGGCGAGCTCCGGCTCGACGGGCCGGCCGCGGTGGTGCTAGCGTCGCGCGCGTCCGCGTGAACGTCCGCCTGGTCCTCGATAGCTCGGTGCTCGTCGCCGCAATGAAAGAAGCCGACCCCGGCCATGCGGACGCGGTCGATTTCCTCGAGCGCCTGCGCGCCGCCCACGCGGCCGGCCGGGCCGAGGTCTTCGCGCCCCCGGAGCTCTGGTTCGAGGTGCGCGCCGCAGCGCAGAAGCTCGGGCGTTTCGGGGGCCCTTCCGCGTGGCCGGGCATGGCCGAGCTCTTCGCCGCGCTTGCCGTCGAGCTCGTGCCGATCACGAGCGTCGAGGAGATCGACGTGTTGTTCGAGCGCCTTCAGCGTCATCTGCGGGATCGCGCGCCGTTCTCGAATGCGACGGATCTCGTGTACCTGTGGGTCGCGTTTCAGCGGAGCGCGGCGCTCGTGACGTTCGACGCCGGCCTGATCAAGTATCACGGAATGGTCTGCGACGTCCTGCGGCCGTTCCACGTTCGCCTGGATTGACGGCCCGCGGCGGTCGAGCCGAGCCACGCAGCGCCGCTTGTATCGGGAAAGCCTCGGCACCACGTCCGCTTTTGCCGCGAGAGGAACGCGCGGAGGAGGACGACGTGAAGCATCCGAAAGCACCCCAGGCCATGACGCCGGACAAGCATCCCGAGGAATACCTCCACGACCTCAACCCGACCGCGCTCGCCGGGCAAAACATCGGAATGGATGCGTCGCATCCGGAGAAGGAGGAGGGACACAGCGCCTACGACATCAAGGAGGCCCACGAGGCCCTGCCGGATCTGACCGCGGACGAGCTGCGTGATCTCCGCGTGCTCCCGCCGGGCGCCCCGCTCTTCGAAAATGCGACGTACATGGATATCCGGCACCGCGAGCGTGGCGAGATCCTCGGCCGCGCGGGCATGTTCGCCGACGACGTGCACTGGTACGTGATGAAGAAGGAGGTCGATTACGAGCTCTGGAACAAGCTGCTCGGCATCCACCACGTCAAGCGGACCGGGACCGGCGGGTAATCCCGCCTGCGGCGGCCTGCGCGCGGGGGTTTTTCAGGGCGCGACGCCGCGCGCGGAGAGCGTGCCCTCGAACGGCGTTCCCGGGCAGCTCCCGAGCGCCGAGGGCACCGCGAGCGTGAATTCGATGTCGATTCGCGTGCCCTCGATCCTGCCCCGCACGAGCGACGCCGGCCCGCCGCAGAAAAACGCGACGCGCGCCTGGTCGAGCGGATACGCGAGATACGCCTCGTCGATCATGGTCTCGAACGAGCCTTCCCCGATGGGGGCATGCAGCTTCAGCTCGAGCAGGCCCCGCTTCCCCGCGACCTCGAACGCGACCTCGCACGCGCGACCCGCGCACGTGAGGCCGTCCGCGCCGCCGAGCGCAACGCCGCCGAGCGTCCCTCCGAACTCCGTCGTGAGCCCCGTCATCAGGTCACCCGTGACGAAGGCCGTGACCATGTCCGTCGTGGCCTCGCCGCCCGGGCAAGCGCCGAGCCGCGTGAGCGAGGGCAACGTGAAGGAATCCTTGTCCGGCGTGGATCCGCGCGTCACCGAGCTGGCTTCCCCGACACACAGGATCTCGCTCGGCGCGTCGGGGGACGATACCTCCACGATACCCACGACCGGCGTCACGGGCTGATCCTCCTCCACGTCGCCTGTGCCCCAGAATCGCGCGCTGAGCGCGCCGTCCGCGGGGTCGTCCGTCACCTGGTATTCGGCCGAAATGCGCCACCCGTCGCCCGATTGCATGCGCGCCATGCCGCCCGCGCAATACGCCTGCGCCGCCGAGGCGCCGCCGAGCGTGCCCTCGGTTTCGAGGATCGCCGCGCAGGTCGGCCCGGGATCGGGCGTTTCGCTCCGTGTATCATCGGCGCCACACGCCGACAGGATCGCCATGGAGGACAGGATACCGAGGACCGGATAAGCACGCATGAGGTTCTCCTCCCGAGGAAGGGGGGTTGTTCTGTGCGGCTTCGTATTGGCAACCG
Protein-coding sequences here:
- the treZ gene encoding malto-oligosyltrehalose trehalohydrolase, yielding MKNPTNHPPLGASFEGNDVVFRIWAPEHAHAEVVLFDADAVTERVRLPMAAEPGGVFRARVAASGPEASVLYKFGVGGAGPFPDPYSRSQPFGVHGPSEARRFSFSWTDQAFGGVRPEDLVLQEIHVGTATAEGTFEALIPHLAELRALGITALELMPLASFPGRWNWGYDGVCLYAPQVSYGGPLGLMRLVDAAHAHGLAVIIDAVYNHLGPDGNYLRAYTRRYFTDRHETPWGEGLNVDGEDARPVREFLARNAEMWIRDYHADGLRLDATHEIRDDSDPHILREIAERARHAGGGKRIVVIAEDERNDERLVRSVDEGGLGLDAVWADDFHHQMRRAFAGDKDGYFQDFSGSVADLARTLNEGWSYSGQTSPRTGKPRGTSARSIAPTRLVHCIQNHDQIGNRAFGDRLAESVSPAAFRAMSALLLLSPYVPLLFMGQEWNAKTRFQYFTDHKEELGRLVTEGRRKEFSAFASFQGVEIPDPQAASTFLASKLSYDERDAPAHAGVRELYRELLHLRAKHPALRARERGTFEARAVGEDALVLRRWRGGEEVSVWMNVRGKLREKLAKGGAYQLVLATEENRFGGAGGEAVRQGLAEGELRLDGPAAVVLASRASA
- a CDS encoding type II toxin-antitoxin system VapC family toxin; its protein translation is MNVRLVLDSSVLVAAMKEADPGHADAVDFLERLRAAHAAGRAEVFAPPELWFEVRAAAQKLGRFGGPSAWPGMAELFAALAVELVPITSVEEIDVLFERLQRHLRDRAPFSNATDLVYLWVAFQRSAALVTFDAGLIKYHGMVCDVLRPFHVRLD